CGCAGTCCTCGACCCGCGCTTCTCGCCGCTGGCAGCCAAGGCATGGAAGTGGCTGCCCACCATCCCAGGCACCGACACGGCCGTGGCCATGGCAATGACGCGCTGGATCATCGAGGAGAAGCGCTACGACGCGCGCTATCTCACAAACGCTAACAGGGCCGCAGCATCTGCCGACGGCGAACCCACCTGGAGCAACGCACCCTGGCTGGTCAAGATCGATAGGGGGCAGCCCACTACCTTCCTGCGGGCCTCGGAGATCGGGCTGTCGGACCGCGACCTGTTTGTGGTCCTGCGGGACGGACGGCCAGTCGCGGTGGACCCGTACGATACGCGGACTCCTGTGGAGGGAGACCTGCTCGCGGACACCATGGTGGGATCGTTCCACGTCAAGACCTCGTTCCAGTTGCTCTACGACGAGTCCCGCAAGCGGACCATATCGGCCTGGGCCGCTCTGGCAGGAGCGAAGGCCGAGGACGTGGTCGCGCTGGCACGGGAGTTCACAAGTCACGGCAAGCGCGCCGTGGCGGACATCCACCGTGGCGTCAGTCAGCACACCAACGGCTTCTACAACAGCATGGCGTGGTTCTCCCTGAACATGCTGGTGGGGAACTACGACTGGCGGGGCGGCTCGGCCTGGGGGCAGACCTACAGCCAGACCGGCGCCACCGGCGCTCCGTTCCGCGTGGCGGCGCTCCATCCCGGGAGCACCACGCCCTTTGGTACCAGCATCATCCGCCACGACATCAACTACGAGGAGTCGACGTTGTTCAGTGGATATCCGGCCAAACGGCCGTGGTTCCCGCTGGCCAGCGACATCTACCAGGAGGTCGTTCCCTCGGCGGGAGATGCCTACCCCTATCCGATCAAGATACTCTATCTGCACATGGGCTCGCCGATCTACGCGCTGCCTTCCGGACACACCAACATCGAGATTCTTGCCGACGTAACCAAGGTGCCGCTGTTCATCGCGACGGACATCGTGGTGGGTACCACCACGATGTACTCCGACTACATCTTCCCCGACACCAGCTACCTCGAACGATGGGAGTTCCAAGGGAACCACCCGAACGTGCTGCCTCGCGTGCAGCCGATCTTCAGCCCGGTGATTGCGCCGCTGACGCGGACAGTGAGGGTTTTCGGAGAGGAGACTCCACTGTCCCACGAGGCCGTCTTGTTGGGCATCGCCGAGAAACTGGGCCTGCCCGGCTTCGGCAAGGACGGCTTCGGACCAGGGCAGGACTTCCTGCGGCCGGACGACTTCTACGTGCGGTTGGTGGCCAACGTGGCTTTTGGGACGAGAGCCGGTGACGAGGTGCCCGATGCGTCCCCGGAGGAGGAGCGCCTGTTCCTGGCGAGCCGGGCGCACCTGCCCAGGTCTGTCTTCGACCCCGAGCGCTGGAAGGTAGTATTGGGCACGCGCTGGTGGCGCAAAGTGGTCTACGTGCTCAACCGGGGAGGCCGGTTCGCCAACTACGAGGATTCCTTCGACGGCGACAAGCTGCGCGGTCACTACGGGACCCTGGTGAGTCTCTACTCCGAGAAGGTCGCAACCACGAAGAACCCCATGACCGGCAGGTCGCTGCCGGGTATAGCCACGTACCTTCCGATCGCCGACAGCCTCGGCCGGCCGATCCGTGATGACGCCCAGGTCTTTGACCTGCATCTGATCACCAACCGGACGATCAGGCAGACGAAGAGCCGCACCATCACCAACTACTGGCTGACCGCGCTCGAGCCCGAGAACTTCGTGGTGATGAACCCGAAGGACGCAGCGCAGAGGGGACTGAAGGACGGCCAACCCGTGAAGATCGTCTCCGCCACCAACCCCGAGGGCACCTGGCACCTCAAGAACGACAGGCACAAGCCCATGGTCGGGAAGCTGCAGGTCGGGGAGGGAATCCGGCCCGGGGTTGTTAGCTTCTCGCTCGGCTACGGCCACTGGGCGACCGGCGCATCCGACATAACGATCAACGGCCGCAGGATCGAGGGCGATCCGCGAAGGGCGACCGGCATCCACGCCAACGCCGCGATGCGCACCGACCCGCACATGCCCAACACGTGCCTGCAGGACATCGTTGGGGCGAGCGCGGTGTTCTATGACACAAAGGTGAAGGTAGTGCCTGCCTGAGCAAGCGACGGGGGGAACGACGGCGGGGCCGGGGCGCATGCCCCGGCCCGCCGGAAGCATCGCGCACGGCAAACGAGTAGTCGCGACATGCTAGGCCCTCGGGGTGATGGTGCATGGCCAGGAGCCCATTGCAGATTACCCGGCGATCGCTGGCCGACTACCTGCTTGGCGCGGGCCTGGCGGCCCTGGCCGGGACTGTCTTCTACCCAGTTCTGCGCTACTTGATTCCCCCGCCCGTCAAGGAGGTCACCGCAGGGAGCGTCGTCGCTGCCAAGGTGGGTGAGATGCAGCCCAACTCCGGCAAAGTCTTCCTGTTTGGCGGCAAGCCGGCCATCCTCGTGCGCACGCCCGAGGGCGCATACCGGGCATTCTCCGCCGTCTGCACGCACCTGTCCTGCACCGTGCAGTACCGCGCAGAGATAGGGCACATCTGGTGTGCCTGCCACGACGGGCACTTCGACCTCAACGGGCACGTACTCGCCGGGCCCCCGCCCCGGCCGCTCGCCGCCTTTGGCGTCACGGTCAAGGAAGACGACATCGTCGTGACCCGGCCGGCGTAGGCCAGCGATGAGTCTCGGCCCGTGGCTCGAAGAACGGCTCCGGTGGCGGGCCGCCGACCAGTTCCTGCGCCACAAGACGGTTCCCGTGGTCCGGCACGGGTACGTCTACTACTTCGGCGGGGTCACACTCTTCCTGTTCCTCATCCAGGTAGTCACCGGGCTGCTGCTGCTCATGTACTACAGGCCTACGGCCGACGCGGCGCACGATAGCGTCAGATTCATTATGGCGAGGGTGCAGTTTGGATGGCTGGTCCGCTCGGTGCACAGCTGGGCGGCCAACCTGATGGTCTTCTGGGTATTCGCCCACATGTTCGGGGCTTTCTTCCTGCGGGCCTACCGGCGGCCGCGGGAACTCACGTGGGTTTCGGGAGCGCTGCTCCTCTTCCTTACTCTGGCCTTCGGCTTCACCGGCTACCTGCTGCCGTGGAACACCCTTGCCTTCTTCGCCACCAAAGTAGGGACCGAGATCGTGGGCAGCGTCCCGCTGGTGGGGGAACCGCTGTTGGTGCTGTTGCGGGGAGGCGAGGACGTCACGGAAGCCACGCTGAGCCGCTTCTTCGGTATCCACGTGGCCATCCTGCCGGCGATCACCACCCTGGTGCTTGGCCTGCACCTGTTCCTGATCCAGCTGCACGGCATGAGCCAGCCGCAGGGGCGTGGCCCGGCGCGCGCCCTGCCGTTTGTGCCCGGGTTCGTACTCCGGGAGTCGATGGCGTGGCTGCTAGTCCTGGGCGCCTTGGCCGCGCTCGCCGTGCTGTTCCCCTGGCCGGTAGGGGAGAAAGCCGACCTGTTGGCCCCGGCGCCCGCCGGCATCAAGCCGGAGTGGTACTTCGTGTTCATGTTCCACACGCTGAAGCTGATCCCGGCCCACGTGCTCGGGCTGGAGGGGGAGCGGGTGGGCATCGTGGCGTTCATGCTCGCCGCGGTGGTGCTCCTGGCCGTGCCCTTCCTGGAGCGCGGGGAGCAGCCGACGCGGGCCGCCCGGATCGCCCGGGCGCTGGGCGTGCTGGCGGCATTGTATATCGTGGGGATGACCATCGTTGGATACCTCGCTCCGTAGGACCTCCCGTAGGACCTCACCGCCCGGACCGGCGGCATGGGCGCTGGCCGCGGCCGCCGCCGGGCTGTTGTGGCTGTCGCAGGCGGCAGGCGTCGCGGCGGGGCCGGCGCTGCCCCCGCAGGCGGTGGCGCCGCCGGATACCTGCGTTGAGTGCCACCGCGTCCTGGGCGGCCGCCTGGCCGAGCCCACCTTCAAGATCGCCGACGACATCCACGTGAAGCGGGGCTTCTCCTGTTCGGCGTGCCACGGCGGTGATCCTCGGGCCCCAGGGCTGGAGGCCATGGACCCGAAGCGTGGATTCGTGGGGAAGTTGAAGCCCGCGCAACTCCCATCGCTGTGCGGGCGCTGCCACAGCAGACCAGAGGTGATGCGCCGGTTCAACCCTGCGATTCCGACCGACGAGGTCGCGCGCTTCTTCACCAGCGTGCACGGTCGGAGGCTGATGCAGGGCGACCTGCGTGTGGCAACCTGCACCAGCTGCCACGGAGTGCATCCGATCCTGGCGGCTTCCGACAGCAGGTCACCGGTGTTCCCCGCCAATGTGCCGACCACCTGCGCGCGCTGCCACGCCGACGCGACCGCGATGAAGCCCTACGGCATTCCAGCGACCCAGCTCGCGGACTATCAGGCCAGCGTGCACGGCGAGGCCCTGCTCAAACGCGGCAGCAAGCAGGCGCCGGCCTGCAACGATTGCCACGGCAACCACGGCGCCGTGCCGCCCGGTGTAGACTCGGTGGCCAACGTGTGCGCGCAGTGCCACACGTCCCCGCGCGATCTGTTTGTGCGCAGTCCCCACCGGGCGGTGTTCGAGGCCGCGGGTCTCCCGCAGTGCACCGTCTGTCATGGGAACCACCGGATCCTCCGGCCCTCAGATGAAATGGTGGGGGCCAGCGCGCCGGCCGTCTGCGCCCGGTGCCACGCTGAAGGAAGCAAGGGGGGAATCGCCGCCAAGGCCATCCGGACGGCGCTCGATGATCTCAAGGCCAGCATGGCCGCTGCTGCCGAGATCGTCGCCCGTGCCGAGGACGCGGGCATGGACATGGCCGATGCCAAGCTGCCCCTGAGCGATGCCCAGACGCAACTCATCCTCGCGCGCAATCTGGTGCACAGCCTCTCTTTGCGGGAGGTGCGTTCTGCGGCAACCGAAGGCGCCGGCCTCAGCCGGAAGGCGACCGATCTTGGCCGGGCCGGCCTGGCCGAGATCGCATTCCGACGGCGCGGGCTGGTCCTGGCCCTGGCGGTGATCGCGGTGCTGCTGGCGGGGCTCTACCTCAAAACCAGAGCCACACCAGGACCGTGACGGAGCACGCAGGCGCGCTGCTCAGACGACTATTCTATCGTGCACGGCTGCCGTGCACAGACTGGAGGCCAACCATGCAGCGGTTCCGCAGATGGACTGAGGTCTTCGTGTCGATCGGGGTGGTGGTGACGCTCGCCTTGGCCGCTTCGCCGCCGGGAGGGGTGCTCAGATCGGCTGATGCCCAGGCATCGCCCGCGATCAAGGGCGCCGCGCTCTTCGCGTTTCCAGGCGACTGGTCGAAGATCCCTGCGGCGACCATTGCCGTGTTCTATCCAGGTCAGGTCTCGTGGCAGTTCCTCACGAGTGCGTCGCACAAAGGCAGCAAGGATGTGCTCGCCGGGACCACCTGCCAGACGTGCCACCAGGGTCAGGAGAAGGCTCTCGGAGAGAAACTGGTCAAGCCCGGGCGCCTGGAACCCGACCCGGTCATTGGCAAGCGCGGCTCCGTTGACGTGTCGGTCCGCGCCGCCTTCGACGACCAGTACCTTTACATGCGGTTCGAGTGGCGGGCGCCGCGGCCTGGGGCCAGCCACCTGCTGTGGCGCTTCGACGGGACACGGTGGGTGGAGTGGGGAGGTGAGAAACCCGAGGCTACCAAGGCGAACATCCCACCCAGCTACGAGGATCGGCTCGCGCTGATGATCACCGAGCGCAACGTGCCCGCGGCTGATGGTGCGCAGACAGGGTTCAACCAGGCCGGGTGTTTCATCGCCTGTCACAACAGCATGGAGAATATGCCTGCCAATGTCGCGGGGGATCGGGTGCGAACCCACCCGTACTTCGGCGGCGTGCTTCGAGCCTCGGACATGCGCCACTACCTCCTTCTCTCCCGGACCGTGGCCGACGAGACCGGAGGGTGGGACAAGGTCAAAACGCCAACTGAACTCGAACGGCTGAGGGCCGAGGGCTCGTTCCTCGACCTGTGGCAGTGGCGGGCCTACCGGTCGAGCCCGGTCGGATACGCGGGCGACGACTACGTGCTGGAGTACCGTCTTGCCGACGGCGGCCGCAGCTCATTCACGACCCCGGCGCGTCCCTCGTTCATGTACGACCAGGCCAAGACCGGATTCAGGGCGATCCCGGAAGCCCGATTCACCGATCTATTGCCGCAACTGCCGCTGGTGACGGACCGCAACGCGGTGCCGCTTGACCCCGCGATCCGGTTCACGGCCGGCGATCTCCTCCCGAGGAACGTCCTGCGCGTGCCAGATGGCAGCAGTGCAGACATCATGGCCAACGGATCCTGGGAGCAGGGCAAGTGGGTGGTCGATCTTCGCCGCAAGCTCGCCACCGGCAACCCCGAGGACAAGCCGTTCGGGGCCGGCAGGGTTGTTCGATTCAGCCTCGCGCTGTTTGATGACCACTCGGGGAACCGATACCACCTCGTCTCGTTCGTGCAGACACTCGGGTTGGGCGAGAAGACCACCGCGACCGTCCGCGCGGTTCGGATCGGGCGGTAGCAGGTTTCCGCCGCCCTCTGCGTGCTCATGACGGAGAGGCCGGGGCAAGCGCCCCGGCCTCTTACATGTCTCCCGGTTCTCCCGGCGCAATTGGCGCCGGGGCGAGAGCTTATCTCAACGCGTCCAGTGAATTCAGCACCACCTGCCGCACGAACCGCGGGTTGTGCACGCCCCAACTGCCGGCGCCCTCGACCAGCCAGAAGTTCCAGCCGGCACGGACAATGGGATCGCTGGTGGCGAAAGTCGGCCGGCCCGCGGCATCCCGCAGTTCCCCGAGCTGCGTTTGGATCTTGCGCCCACCGCTGAGCGTAAACTCGAGGCCCTGCTGACCGGCGACCTCGACCAGGGCCAGCGACGTGATGGCAGCCGGATCCAGGGTCACGGTATCGGTGAAGGCGTAGACCTTCGCATCCCATGCCCGGAAGCTCCGGATGCGATCCTTGCTGGCCATGATCTTGGCTTCAATCGCAGCCTCGAGTTCGTGGATGAGCGTCTTCGTCGGGTTCTGTACCCTGGCAGCATTCATGTCGGGGCCGTGGCAGCGGGAGCACACCGTCACGTCGGCCTTGAAAGTGTGCGGGGCTTTGCTCATCTTGACGTGGCACGTGACACAGGAGTCACCGGTGAAGGTCGCGTGCGGCGAGACGAAGTTGTTGCCGTAGTCCACGAAGAAGGCGTTCTTGCCCATGATGACGTCGGCCTGCGACGCCGTGTGGGGCGCCGTGTACCGACGTGGGTCCTCCTGGTTCCAGACGATGGCGCCGTTGCGCGAGTTGTGGCACAGCATGCACTGCGCGCCCGAGCCCACCCCGATCGCCCGGAATCCGGCCGGCAGAAGCGGTGTCGTCCCGGCCTGGCGCAGGCTGTAGTCCGCCTGGTGGCACGTCGTGCAGGTCTGCGGCCTGACGGAGAACCGGCTCAGGCCGATGCCGACCAGGTACTGAATGTCCGCAGGC
This DNA window, taken from Armatimonadota bacterium, encodes the following:
- a CDS encoding Rieske (2Fe-2S) protein, which encodes MARSPLQITRRSLADYLLGAGLAALAGTVFYPVLRYLIPPPVKEVTAGSVVAAKVGEMQPNSGKVFLFGGKPAILVRTPEGAYRAFSAVCTHLSCTVQYRAEIGHIWCACHDGHFDLNGHVLAGPPPRPLAAFGVTVKEDDIVVTRPA
- a CDS encoding cytochrome bc complex cytochrome b subunit, whose protein sequence is MSLGPWLEERLRWRAADQFLRHKTVPVVRHGYVYYFGGVTLFLFLIQVVTGLLLLMYYRPTADAAHDSVRFIMARVQFGWLVRSVHSWAANLMVFWVFAHMFGAFFLRAYRRPRELTWVSGALLLFLTLAFGFTGYLLPWNTLAFFATKVGTEIVGSVPLVGEPLLVLLRGGEDVTEATLSRFFGIHVAILPAITTLVLGLHLFLIQLHGMSQPQGRGPARALPFVPGFVLRESMAWLLVLGALAALAVLFPWPVGEKADLLAPAPAGIKPEWYFVFMFHTLKLIPAHVLGLEGERVGIVAFMLAAVVLLAVPFLERGEQPTRAARIARALGVLAALYIVGMTIVGYLAP
- a CDS encoding molybdopterin oxidoreductase, whose protein sequence is MAKKPHQSKPTETKPRKVKHDAVLSRRGVLTSAALLGGTAIFSRIQKTLMNPLAAEAGEGVPYSLGRPENTLYTVCLQCNTGCGIKVRMVKDVAVKIDGNPLSPWTMNPHLPYRTPIADLASVDGSICPKGQSGIQTAYDPYRLRSVLKRAGPRGSGKWITVPFEQAISEIVNGGRLFSHVPGEENRHVEGFKDVWALRDPALARTMAADVAAIRAKRMTVAEFKRKHAHHLHVLINPDHPDLGPKNNQFVYLRGREKGGRGDLVARFVDGAFGSINRHGHTTVCQGSLYFAGKAMSEQYQGGRWTGGRKFYWQADLESAEFVIFVGSNALEGGYGPPLRAAKVTGAIASGRMKIAVLDPRFSPLAAKAWKWLPTIPGTDTAVAMAMTRWIIEEKRYDARYLTNANRAAASADGEPTWSNAPWLVKIDRGQPTTFLRASEIGLSDRDLFVVLRDGRPVAVDPYDTRTPVEGDLLADTMVGSFHVKTSFQLLYDESRKRTISAWAALAGAKAEDVVALAREFTSHGKRAVADIHRGVSQHTNGFYNSMAWFSLNMLVGNYDWRGGSAWGQTYSQTGATGAPFRVAALHPGSTTPFGTSIIRHDINYEESTLFSGYPAKRPWFPLASDIYQEVVPSAGDAYPYPIKILYLHMGSPIYALPSGHTNIEILADVTKVPLFIATDIVVGTTTMYSDYIFPDTSYLERWEFQGNHPNVLPRVQPIFSPVIAPLTRTVRVFGEETPLSHEAVLLGIAEKLGLPGFGKDGFGPGQDFLRPDDFYVRLVANVAFGTRAGDEVPDASPEEERLFLASRAHLPRSVFDPERWKVVLGTRWWRKVVYVLNRGGRFANYEDSFDGDKLRGHYGTLVSLYSEKVATTKNPMTGRSLPGIATYLPIADSLGRPIRDDAQVFDLHLITNRTIRQTKSRTITNYWLTALEPENFVVMNPKDAAQRGLKDGQPVKIVSATNPEGTWHLKNDRHKPMVGKLQVGEGIRPGVVSFSLGYGHWATGASDITINGRRIEGDPRRATGIHANAAMRTDPHMPNTCLQDIVGASAVFYDTKVKVVPA